In Pararge aegeria chromosome 27, ilParAegt1.1, whole genome shotgun sequence, one genomic interval encodes:
- the LOC120635861 gene encoding acetylcholinesterase-like: MWVTGLVLLCLGAVRGLDPLVETQAGLIRGLRADDGEYSMFLGIPYAQVQEDNPFGASIPQPKFDSVFDASDDSAICPQVEEFGKTIVGTLDCLHLNVYVPNKASSRNRLPVLVWIYGGGFSYGFANRFLYGPKYLVRHDVILVTLNYRVGPYGFFCLDTPEIPGNQGLKDQVLALRWIRENIASFGGDVNKVTVMGESAGAASIEYHLVSQQETLFNQAIIQSGTILLPGLLEETGRSKALSIAQKLGFETEDINEAVAFLTQTDVKLVIAATDELGLSSRPCVEKEFENVDSIMTEHPINIDRPKVRNMPVLVGFNNKERLTKFATMSAEQFKNRNFFEESLQKKFVYDEDFKAMEDIVRRFYIGDEQITEALSANITDFDSDYDFAFPIQMSIQKYLEGGAKDVYYYMFSYSGDRNFVKKRFNVTEPGASHADEISYLFDLSYEDEAPSAADQLVIDQMTTLWTNFVKYGDPTPETSELLPVKWSPISEQTYTYLNIDHQLSVATRPYHDRMAFWELFYETNKHKLKGYPEN, encoded by the exons ATGTGGGTTACGGGGTTGGTCCTTCTGTGCCTCGGGGCGGTACGTGGCTTGGATCCGCTGGTGGAGACGCAGGCCGGCCTCATCCGAGGGTTGAGGGCTGATGATGGGGAGTATTCCATGTTTTTGGGGATACCTTACGCGCAAGTCCAGGAGGACAATCCTTTTGGG GCATCCATCCCTCAACCTAAGTTCGACTCAGTTTTTGACGCGTCCGACGACTCTGCCATCTGCCCTCAAGTGGAAGAATTTGGTAAAACAATAGTTGGTACTTTGGATTGTCTCCACTTAAACGTCTACGTACCCAACAAAGCAAGTTCTAGAAACAGACTGCCTGTGCTGGTCTGGATCTATGGAGGTGGATTTTCCTACGGTTTCGCTAACAG ATTCCTCTACGGTCCTAAATATCTAGTGAGGCATGACGTCATCCTGGTAACCTTGAACTACAGAGTGGGACCGTACGGATTTTTCTGTCTCGACACACCAGAGATACCAGGAAATCAGGGCCTGAAGGACCAGGTGTTAGCATTGCGTTGGATTAGAGAAAACATAGCTTCATTTGGTGGCGATGTGAACAAAGTCACGGTTATGGGCGAAAGTGCTGGGGCTGCTTCAATCGAATACCATCTCGTGTCACAGCAGGAGACACTTTTCAACCAAGCAATTATACAAAGTGGCACAATCCTCCTTCCTGGTCTCTTGGAAGAAACAGGCAGAAGTAAAGCTCTGAGCATCGCCCAGAAACTAGGCTTCGAAACAGAAGACATAAATGAAGCTGTGGCGTTCCTTACGCAGACTGATGTCAAACTGGTCATAGCAGCCACAGACGAATTGGGTTTATCAAGTAGACCATGCGTAGAAAAAGAATTCGAAAACGTCGACAGCATTATGACAGAGCATccaataaatatagatagaCCTAAAGTAAGAAACATGCCTGTATTGGTTGGTTTTAATAACAAGGAACGATTAACAAAATTCGCTACCATGTCTGCTGAACAATTCAAGAACCGTAATTTCTTCGAAGAATCTTTGCAAAAGAAATTTGTCTATGACGAAGATTTCAAAGCAATGGAAGACATTGTGAGACGCTTCTACATAGGTGACGAGCAGATAACCGAAGCATTATCCGCCAACATAACAGACTTCGATTCGGATTACGACTTCGCTTTTCCCATACAAATGAGCATACAAAAGTACCTCGAGGGCGGCGCCAAAGATGTGTATTACTACATGTTTTCCTACAGCGGTGATAGAAATTTTGTTAAGAAACGGTTTAATGTCACCGAACCAGGGGCGTCGCATGCCGATGAAATAAGTTACTTATTTGATTTGTCGTACGAGGACGAGGCGCCGTCTGCAGCAGATCAGCTGGTCATCGATCAGATGACAACTTTATGGACGAACTTCGTAAAATATGG GGATCCGACTCCAGAGACGTCCGAGCTTCTGCCGGTGAAGTGGTCGCCCATTAGCGAGCAAACCTACACGTATCTGAACATAGACCACCAGCTGTCAGTTGCCACACGCCCCTACCACGATCGCATGGCCTTCTGGGAGCTTTTCTATGAGACCAACAAGCACAAGCTGAAGGGGTATCCGGAAAACTAA